A stretch of the Nicotiana tabacum cultivar K326 chromosome 6, ASM71507v2, whole genome shotgun sequence genome encodes the following:
- the LOC107801214 gene encoding uncharacterized protein LOC107801214 isoform X3 — MPTIEEKVVKMENDVSSPTNNSFVEPFFSIGSEVEVSTEEKGYSGAWYEATIIAPPKSTTPASNNSDSSNKSKRKIWGYWVEYKHLLDDKDGSTRLRWWTGVVVRVVGTGTGSIGCKFRVAFKDPDEELEFSQRDLRFHLDWVDGNWKRAITSHQNTALQDGSATAAKDQTNKGISDAKKNLEISESRSDVVQPLKKLKTKKNVVEALENQHFPGPLVSWKVLTRRARKVGSVNNLSSHAMEENVDCSTAGIAHATDIDCSKQGDVEKIVDRELNEEDIGTVDVGVLAAKNPGVHSLKGTGDEDGEISDPKVQTVEESSKESTKNLSDDGSLTELQGVETQVPGSTLHDTVIEQNAKNQIKLTSTDEISISAGASPTAVQPCTGTSPRQSNEWSDAALSSITEPSPALPFQKNSTVWRSLESMEIFAKIPQNPHFSPLAEHEEEKREELALQKMLKYAFLGDKISKLTIADLKNSIVINDILTSLEDLEECGFDVMQIKCPLDDLLLNSERQIQFENKLDEIKGRIRDCILERAEAEKEISKIDRKLNELGKELMFAKNTMETKDQEIIVLRSKETAISEEIRQVQLDFEGASASLKQTFC, encoded by the exons ATGCCGACAATTGAGGAAAAAGTAGTAAAAATGGAAAACGATGTATCGTCACCTACTAATAATTCATTTGTTGAACCCTTCTTCAGCATTGGTTCTGAAGTCGAAGTCAGCACAGAAGAAAAAGGGTACAGTGGAGCTTGGTATGAAGCCACTATAATCGCACCACCAAAGTCCACAACTCCGGCTTCGAACAACAGTGATTCGTctaataaaagcaaaagaaaaatatgggGTTATTGGGTTGAGTATAAGCATTTATTGGATGATAAAGATGGATCTACACGTTTAC GGTGGTGGACTGGAGTTGTTGTTCGTGTTGTTGGTACTGGTACTGGTAGTATAGGTTGCAAGTTCCGGGTCGCTTTCAAGGATCCGGATGAGGAGCTTGAGTTTTCTCAGCGTGACTTGAGGTTCCATCTTGATTGGGTTGATGGAAATTGGAAACGGGCCATCACGTCACACCAAAAT ACGGCTCTTCAAGATGGAAGTGCAACTGCTGCAAAGGATCAGACCAACAAGGGGATATCAGATGCTAAAAAGAATCTGGAGATTTCTGAATCTAGAAGTGATGTAGTACAGCCTTTGAAGAagttaaaaactaaaaaaaatgttGTGGAAGCATTGGAGAATCAACATTTTCCCGGGCCTTTGGTCTCTTGGAAGGTACTC ACTAGGAGAGCAAGAAAAGTTGGTTCAGTAAATAATCTATCAAGTCATGCCATGGAAGAAAATGTAGATTGTTCAACAGCTGGGATCGCACATGCTACCGATATTG ACTGCAGTAAACAAGGAGACGTTGAAAAGATTGTCGACAGAGAGCTGAACGAAGAAGATATTGGGACTGTGGACGTGGGAGTCCTAGCGGCTAAAAATCCCGGTGTCCATTCTCTCAAGGGCACTGGAGATGAGGATGGGGAGATAAGTGATCCAAAAGTTCAGACGGTTGAG GAGAGCAGCAAAGAAAGTACTAAGAATCTGTCTGACGATGGATCATTGACAGAGCTACAAG GTGTGGAGACACAAGTACCTGGGAGCACTCTCCATGACACGGTTATCGAACAAAatgcaaaaaatcaaattaagcTGACTTCAACTGATGAGATAAGTATTTCTGCAG GAGCTTCTCCTACAGCAGTCCAGCCATGTACTGGAACCAGTCCTCGGCAATCTAATGAATGGTCAGATGCTGCTCTTAGTTCCATCACTGAGCCGAGTCCGGCACTGCCATTTCAGAAAAATTCCACTGTTTGGAGATCACTTGAATCTATGGAAATATTTGCAAAAATTCCACAAAATCCACATTTCTCACCTTTAGCAGAACATGAGGAGGAGAAACGAGAAGAGCTAGCTTTGCAAAAGATGCTAAAGTATGCCTTCCTTGGTGATAAGATATCAAAATTAACCATTGCTGATCTtaaaaattcaattgttatcaatGACATTCTGACATCTCTCGAGGACTTGGAGGAGTGTGGATTTGATGTTATGCAGATTAAATGTCCATTGGACGATCTACTATTGAACAGCGAGAGGCAAATTCAATTCGAAAACAAGTTGGATGAAATAAAGGGCAGAATCAGAGACTGCATTCTTGAGAGAGCAGAAGCTGAAAAAGAGATCAGCAAGATTGATAGGAAGTTAAATGAGCTGGGGAAAGAACTTATGTTTGCCAAGAACACGATGGAGACGAAGGATCAAGAGATCATTGTATTGAGATCTAAAGAGACTGCCATTTCTGAGGAAATACGTCAAGTTCAACTTGACTTTGAAGGGGCATCAGCTTCACTGAAGCAAACCTTCTGCTGA
- the LOC107801214 gene encoding DUF724 domain-containing protein 10 isoform X1, translated as MPTIEEKVVKMENDVSSPTNNSFVEPFFSIGSEVEVSTEEKGYSGAWYEATIIAPPKSTTPASNNSDSSNKSKRKIWGYWVEYKHLLDDKDGSTRLREYIRKRSILRPAPPTWMEDERLCFRVTDIVDAFHLAGWWTGVVVRVVGTGTGSIGCKFRVAFKDPDEELEFSQRDLRFHLDWVDGNWKRAITSHQNTALQDGSATAAKDQTNKGISDAKKNLEISESRSDVVQPLKKLKTKKNVVEALENQHFPGPLVSWKVLTRRARKVGSVNNLSSHAMEENVDCSTAGIAHATDIDCSKQGDVEKIVDRELNEEDIGTVDVGVLAAKNPGVHSLKGTGDEDGEISDPKVQTVEESSKESTKNLSDDGSLTELQGVETQVPGSTLHDTVIEQNAKNQIKLTSTDEISISAGASPTAVQPCTGTSPRQSNEWSDAALSSITEPSPALPFQKNSTVWRSLESMEIFAKIPQNPHFSPLAEHEEEKREELALQKMLKYAFLGDKISKLTIADLKNSIVINDILTSLEDLEECGFDVMQIKCPLDDLLLNSERQIQFENKLDEIKGRIRDCILERAEAEKEISKIDRKLNELGKELMFAKNTMETKDQEIIVLRSKETAISEEIRQVQLDFEGASASLKQTFC; from the exons ATGCCGACAATTGAGGAAAAAGTAGTAAAAATGGAAAACGATGTATCGTCACCTACTAATAATTCATTTGTTGAACCCTTCTTCAGCATTGGTTCTGAAGTCGAAGTCAGCACAGAAGAAAAAGGGTACAGTGGAGCTTGGTATGAAGCCACTATAATCGCACCACCAAAGTCCACAACTCCGGCTTCGAACAACAGTGATTCGTctaataaaagcaaaagaaaaatatgggGTTATTGGGTTGAGTATAAGCATTTATTGGATGATAAAGATGGATCTACACGTTTACGTGAGTACATTAGAAAACGATCCATTTTACGGCCTGCCCCGCCAACTTGGATGGAGGATGAGCGCCTGTGTTTTCGAGTGACCGACATTGTTGATGCATTTCATCTTGCAGGGTGGTGGACTGGAGTTGTTGTTCGTGTTGTTGGTACTGGTACTGGTAGTATAGGTTGCAAGTTCCGGGTCGCTTTCAAGGATCCGGATGAGGAGCTTGAGTTTTCTCAGCGTGACTTGAGGTTCCATCTTGATTGGGTTGATGGAAATTGGAAACGGGCCATCACGTCACACCAAAAT ACGGCTCTTCAAGATGGAAGTGCAACTGCTGCAAAGGATCAGACCAACAAGGGGATATCAGATGCTAAAAAGAATCTGGAGATTTCTGAATCTAGAAGTGATGTAGTACAGCCTTTGAAGAagttaaaaactaaaaaaaatgttGTGGAAGCATTGGAGAATCAACATTTTCCCGGGCCTTTGGTCTCTTGGAAGGTACTC ACTAGGAGAGCAAGAAAAGTTGGTTCAGTAAATAATCTATCAAGTCATGCCATGGAAGAAAATGTAGATTGTTCAACAGCTGGGATCGCACATGCTACCGATATTG ACTGCAGTAAACAAGGAGACGTTGAAAAGATTGTCGACAGAGAGCTGAACGAAGAAGATATTGGGACTGTGGACGTGGGAGTCCTAGCGGCTAAAAATCCCGGTGTCCATTCTCTCAAGGGCACTGGAGATGAGGATGGGGAGATAAGTGATCCAAAAGTTCAGACGGTTGAG GAGAGCAGCAAAGAAAGTACTAAGAATCTGTCTGACGATGGATCATTGACAGAGCTACAAG GTGTGGAGACACAAGTACCTGGGAGCACTCTCCATGACACGGTTATCGAACAAAatgcaaaaaatcaaattaagcTGACTTCAACTGATGAGATAAGTATTTCTGCAG GAGCTTCTCCTACAGCAGTCCAGCCATGTACTGGAACCAGTCCTCGGCAATCTAATGAATGGTCAGATGCTGCTCTTAGTTCCATCACTGAGCCGAGTCCGGCACTGCCATTTCAGAAAAATTCCACTGTTTGGAGATCACTTGAATCTATGGAAATATTTGCAAAAATTCCACAAAATCCACATTTCTCACCTTTAGCAGAACATGAGGAGGAGAAACGAGAAGAGCTAGCTTTGCAAAAGATGCTAAAGTATGCCTTCCTTGGTGATAAGATATCAAAATTAACCATTGCTGATCTtaaaaattcaattgttatcaatGACATTCTGACATCTCTCGAGGACTTGGAGGAGTGTGGATTTGATGTTATGCAGATTAAATGTCCATTGGACGATCTACTATTGAACAGCGAGAGGCAAATTCAATTCGAAAACAAGTTGGATGAAATAAAGGGCAGAATCAGAGACTGCATTCTTGAGAGAGCAGAAGCTGAAAAAGAGATCAGCAAGATTGATAGGAAGTTAAATGAGCTGGGGAAAGAACTTATGTTTGCCAAGAACACGATGGAGACGAAGGATCAAGAGATCATTGTATTGAGATCTAAAGAGACTGCCATTTCTGAGGAAATACGTCAAGTTCAACTTGACTTTGAAGGGGCATCAGCTTCACTGAAGCAAACCTTCTGCTGA
- the LOC107801214 gene encoding DUF724 domain-containing protein 10 isoform X2 yields the protein MPTIEEKVVKMENDVSSPTNNSFVEPFFSIGSEVEVSTEEKGYSGAWYEATIIAPPKSTTPASNNSDSSNKSKRKIWGYWVEYKHLLDDKDGSTRLREYIRKRSILRPAPPTWMEDERLCFRVTDIVDAFHLAGWWTGVVVRVVGTGTGSIGCKFRVAFKDPDEELEFSQRDLRFHLDWVDGNWKRAITSHQNTALQDGSATAAKDQTNKGISDAKKNLEISESRSDVVQPLKKLKTKKNVVEALENQHFPGPLVSWKTRRARKVGSVNNLSSHAMEENVDCSTAGIAHATDIDCSKQGDVEKIVDRELNEEDIGTVDVGVLAAKNPGVHSLKGTGDEDGEISDPKVQTVEESSKESTKNLSDDGSLTELQGVETQVPGSTLHDTVIEQNAKNQIKLTSTDEISISAGASPTAVQPCTGTSPRQSNEWSDAALSSITEPSPALPFQKNSTVWRSLESMEIFAKIPQNPHFSPLAEHEEEKREELALQKMLKYAFLGDKISKLTIADLKNSIVINDILTSLEDLEECGFDVMQIKCPLDDLLLNSERQIQFENKLDEIKGRIRDCILERAEAEKEISKIDRKLNELGKELMFAKNTMETKDQEIIVLRSKETAISEEIRQVQLDFEGASASLKQTFC from the exons ATGCCGACAATTGAGGAAAAAGTAGTAAAAATGGAAAACGATGTATCGTCACCTACTAATAATTCATTTGTTGAACCCTTCTTCAGCATTGGTTCTGAAGTCGAAGTCAGCACAGAAGAAAAAGGGTACAGTGGAGCTTGGTATGAAGCCACTATAATCGCACCACCAAAGTCCACAACTCCGGCTTCGAACAACAGTGATTCGTctaataaaagcaaaagaaaaatatgggGTTATTGGGTTGAGTATAAGCATTTATTGGATGATAAAGATGGATCTACACGTTTACGTGAGTACATTAGAAAACGATCCATTTTACGGCCTGCCCCGCCAACTTGGATGGAGGATGAGCGCCTGTGTTTTCGAGTGACCGACATTGTTGATGCATTTCATCTTGCAGGGTGGTGGACTGGAGTTGTTGTTCGTGTTGTTGGTACTGGTACTGGTAGTATAGGTTGCAAGTTCCGGGTCGCTTTCAAGGATCCGGATGAGGAGCTTGAGTTTTCTCAGCGTGACTTGAGGTTCCATCTTGATTGGGTTGATGGAAATTGGAAACGGGCCATCACGTCACACCAAAAT ACGGCTCTTCAAGATGGAAGTGCAACTGCTGCAAAGGATCAGACCAACAAGGGGATATCAGATGCTAAAAAGAATCTGGAGATTTCTGAATCTAGAAGTGATGTAGTACAGCCTTTGAAGAagttaaaaactaaaaaaaatgttGTGGAAGCATTGGAGAATCAACATTTTCCCGGGCCTTTGGTCTCTTGGAAG ACTAGGAGAGCAAGAAAAGTTGGTTCAGTAAATAATCTATCAAGTCATGCCATGGAAGAAAATGTAGATTGTTCAACAGCTGGGATCGCACATGCTACCGATATTG ACTGCAGTAAACAAGGAGACGTTGAAAAGATTGTCGACAGAGAGCTGAACGAAGAAGATATTGGGACTGTGGACGTGGGAGTCCTAGCGGCTAAAAATCCCGGTGTCCATTCTCTCAAGGGCACTGGAGATGAGGATGGGGAGATAAGTGATCCAAAAGTTCAGACGGTTGAG GAGAGCAGCAAAGAAAGTACTAAGAATCTGTCTGACGATGGATCATTGACAGAGCTACAAG GTGTGGAGACACAAGTACCTGGGAGCACTCTCCATGACACGGTTATCGAACAAAatgcaaaaaatcaaattaagcTGACTTCAACTGATGAGATAAGTATTTCTGCAG GAGCTTCTCCTACAGCAGTCCAGCCATGTACTGGAACCAGTCCTCGGCAATCTAATGAATGGTCAGATGCTGCTCTTAGTTCCATCACTGAGCCGAGTCCGGCACTGCCATTTCAGAAAAATTCCACTGTTTGGAGATCACTTGAATCTATGGAAATATTTGCAAAAATTCCACAAAATCCACATTTCTCACCTTTAGCAGAACATGAGGAGGAGAAACGAGAAGAGCTAGCTTTGCAAAAGATGCTAAAGTATGCCTTCCTTGGTGATAAGATATCAAAATTAACCATTGCTGATCTtaaaaattcaattgttatcaatGACATTCTGACATCTCTCGAGGACTTGGAGGAGTGTGGATTTGATGTTATGCAGATTAAATGTCCATTGGACGATCTACTATTGAACAGCGAGAGGCAAATTCAATTCGAAAACAAGTTGGATGAAATAAAGGGCAGAATCAGAGACTGCATTCTTGAGAGAGCAGAAGCTGAAAAAGAGATCAGCAAGATTGATAGGAAGTTAAATGAGCTGGGGAAAGAACTTATGTTTGCCAAGAACACGATGGAGACGAAGGATCAAGAGATCATTGTATTGAGATCTAAAGAGACTGCCATTTCTGAGGAAATACGTCAAGTTCAACTTGACTTTGAAGGGGCATCAGCTTCACTGAAGCAAACCTTCTGCTGA
- the LOC107801213 gene encoding protein FAR1-RELATED SEQUENCE 4 isoform X1, with amino-acid sequence MESTVATENNNLEPRDDMEFDSHDAAYEFYKEYAKSAGFGTAKLSSRRSRASKEFIDAKFSCIRYGNKQQSDDAINPRPSPKIGCKASMHVKRRSSNGKWYIHSFVKEHNHELLPAQVHFFRSHRNVDPLKSDAKVRRKKMLASVSKQYGAYQFSGNLENLFRNQHDRGRSLTLEEGGAQVLLEFLVQMQEENPKFFYSVDLNEEHRMRNVFWVDAKGMDNYSNFGDVVSFDTTYFTNKYKIPLVLFIGANHHVQPTLLGCALIADETVHTFIWLMRTWCLAMGGRGPKILLSDQNDNIKAAVGAIFPDTGHYFSLWSILEKIPRHLEYLSLWHDTFMAKFTKCIYRSWTEEQYEHRWWKLIEKFSLREDEWVQSLYENRKLWVPAFMRDVSFASLSTASRSESVNSFFDKYIQSETSLRGFIGQHKLILEDWYEEEAKANFDAWHEMPELKSPSPFEKQMLLIYTHEIFKKFQVEVLGAAACHLKKETEDGTSITYAVKDFDANQDFMVEWDAPRSDIYCSCHSFEYKGYLCRHAIVVLQMSGVFNIPSKYILQRWTNAAMSRHSISERLEDVQAKVRRYNDLCRRAIILGEEGSLTQESYNIAVGAIKEALKQCATVNVTFEANLRSGSCATLAIQGVNEVCQGNSLAARELMPYSRAAQTSKGSKRADPGKERENNDNTSNKKGKVTLEPEIPNGAQGVFHQMDMPGSLDYPTLYPRLTTLLRGGDINKRSVELLGEMLE; translated from the exons ATGGAATCGACTGTTGCTACGGAGAACAATAACCTGGAGCCTCGAGATGATATGGAATTTGATTCTCATGATGCAGCCTATGAATTCTATAAAGAATATGCAAAATCAGCCGGGTTTGGCACCGCCAAATTGAGTAGTCGTCGTTCTAGGGCATCCAAAGAGTTTATTGATGCGAAGTTTTCATGCATAAGATATGGAAACAAACAGCAGTCTGATGATGCAATCAACCCTAGGCCTTCTCCTAAGATAGGTTGTAAAGCTAGTATGCACGTGAAGAGAAGGTCGTCGAATGGGAAGTGGTACATTCATAGTTTCGTAAAAGAACATAACCATGAGCTTTTACCAGCTCAAGTGCACTTTTTTAGAAGCCACAGGAATGTTGATCCACTTAAGAGTGACGCAAAAGTTCGAAGGAAAAAGATGTTGGCTTCTGTATCAAAACAGTACGGTGCATACCAATTCTCTGGTAATCTGGAAAATCTTTTTAGGAATCAACATGATAGAGGTCGAAGTTTGACTTTAGAAGAAGGAGGTGCGCAGGTCTTGCTTGAATTTCTTGTGCAAATGCAGGAAGAGAATCCAAAATTTTTCTATTCCGTGGACTTAAATGAGGAGCATCGAATGAGGAATGTTTTCTGGGTTGACGCCAAAGGCATGGATAATTATTCCAATTTTGGTGACGTGGTGTCATTTGATACTACATACTtcacaaacaaatacaaaataCCTTTGGTTCTCTTCATTGGAGCAAACCATCATGTTCAACCCACCTTACTAGGTTGTGCACTAATTGCTGATGAGACAGTGCATACGTTCATATGGTTGATGCGGACATGGTGTCTGGCAATGGGTGGACGAGGTCCAAAAATTTTGTTGTCTGATCAAAACGACAACATCAAAGCAGCTGTTGGAGCAATCTTTCCGGACACCGGGCACTACTTTAGCCTGTGGAGTATATTGGAGAAGATCCCAAGGCATCTTGAATATCTCAGTCTGTGGCATGATACATTTATGGCAAAATTTACTAAGTGCATATATAGATCATGGACTGAAGAACAATATGAACACAGATGGTGGAAGTTGATTGAAAAGTTCAGTCTTAGAGAGGACGAGTGGGTTCAATCATTATATGAAAATCGCAAGCTTTGGGTGCCTGCTTTTATGAGGGATGTATCTTTTGCCAGTTTATCCACGGCTTCAAGATCCGAAAGCGTGAACTCTTTCTTTGACAAATACATCCAGAGTGAAACGTCTCTTAGAGGCTTTATTGGACAACATAAGCTAATCCTTGAAGACTGGTATGAAGAGGAAGCCAAAGCTAATTTTGATGCATGGCATGAGATGCCTGAGCTTAAGTCTCCCTCGCCCTTCGAAAAACAGATGTTGCTCATATATACTCATGAAATATTCAAGAAGTTCCAAGTTGAAGTATTAGGAGCCGCTGCATGCCATCTAAAAAAAGAAACAGAAGACGGCACATCTATAACATATGCTGTCAAAGATTTTGACGCAAATCAGGACTTCATGGTGGAGTGGGATGCGCCGAGGTCGGACATATACTGCTCATGCCATTCATTTGAGTACAAAGGTTACCTTTGTAGACATGCTATTGTGGTTCTTCAAATGTCTGGTGTCTTCAATATTCCGTCTAAGTATATATTGCAACGCTGGACCAATGCTGCCATGAGCAGGCATTCCATAAGTGAAAGACTGGAAGATGTGCAAGCTAAAGTCCGTCGCTACAATGATTTGTGCCGACGGGCAATAATATTGGGTGAAGAGGGATCACTGACTCAGGAAAGTTACAACATTGCTGTTGGTGCCATTAAAGAAGCCTTAAAACAGTGTGCAACTGTTAATGTCACTTTTGAGGCTAATCTTAGATCAGGCAGTTGTGCTACCCTTGCTATCCAAGGTGTTAATGAAGTATGTCAAGGAAATAGTCTTGCAGCTAGAGAGCTAATGCCTTACAGTAGAGCGGCCCAGACAAGCAAGGGTTCTAAAAGAGCAGATCCtggaaaagaaagggaaaacaatGACAACACTTCtaataaaaaaggaaag GTGACTTTGGAGCCAGAAATTCCTAACGGTGCACAAGGTGTCTTTCACCAAATG GATATGCCTGGTAGCCTGGATTATCCAACCTTGTACCCCAGATTAACAACACTGTTAAGAGGTGGTGACATTAACAAAAGAAGTGTGGAATTGCTCGGAGAGATGTTGGAGTAA
- the LOC107801213 gene encoding protein FAR1-RELATED SEQUENCE 4 isoform X2 produces the protein MESTVATENNNLEPRDDMEFDSHDAAYEFYKEYAKSAGFGTAKLSSRRSRASKEFIDAKFSCIRYGNKQQSDDAINPRPSPKIGCKASMHVKRRSSNGKWYIHSFVKEHNHELLPAQVHFFRSHRNVDPLKSDAKVRRKKMLASVSKQYGAYQFSGNLENLFRNQHDRGRSLTLEEGGAQVLLEFLVQMQEENPKFFYSVDLNEEHRMRNVFWVDAKGMDNYSNFGDVVSFDTTYFTNKYKIPLVLFIGANHHVQPTLLGCALIADETVHTFIWLMRTWCLAMGGRGPKILLSDQNDNIKAAVGAIFPDTGHYFSLWSILEKIPRHLEYLSLWHDTFMAKFTKCIYRSWTEEQYEHRWWKLIEKFSLREDEWVQSLYENRKLWVPAFMRDVSFASLSTASRSESVNSFFDKYIQSETSLRGFIGQHKLILEDWYEEEAKANFDAWHEMPELKSPSPFEKQMLLIYTHEIFKKFQVEVLGAAACHLKKETEDGTSITYAVKDFDANQDFMVEWDAPRSDIYCSCHSFEYKGYLCRHAIVVLQMSGVFNIPSKYILQRWTNAAMSRHSISERLEDVQAKVRRYNDLCRRAIILGEEGSLTQESYNIAVGAIKEALKQCATVNVTFEANLRSGSCATLAIQGVNEVCQGNSLAARELMPYSRAAQTSKGSKRADPGKERENNDNTSNKKGKVTLEPEIPNGAQGVFHQMEFFYQNFLTGAPGKVYFEHIFDAPSS, from the exons ATGGAATCGACTGTTGCTACGGAGAACAATAACCTGGAGCCTCGAGATGATATGGAATTTGATTCTCATGATGCAGCCTATGAATTCTATAAAGAATATGCAAAATCAGCCGGGTTTGGCACCGCCAAATTGAGTAGTCGTCGTTCTAGGGCATCCAAAGAGTTTATTGATGCGAAGTTTTCATGCATAAGATATGGAAACAAACAGCAGTCTGATGATGCAATCAACCCTAGGCCTTCTCCTAAGATAGGTTGTAAAGCTAGTATGCACGTGAAGAGAAGGTCGTCGAATGGGAAGTGGTACATTCATAGTTTCGTAAAAGAACATAACCATGAGCTTTTACCAGCTCAAGTGCACTTTTTTAGAAGCCACAGGAATGTTGATCCACTTAAGAGTGACGCAAAAGTTCGAAGGAAAAAGATGTTGGCTTCTGTATCAAAACAGTACGGTGCATACCAATTCTCTGGTAATCTGGAAAATCTTTTTAGGAATCAACATGATAGAGGTCGAAGTTTGACTTTAGAAGAAGGAGGTGCGCAGGTCTTGCTTGAATTTCTTGTGCAAATGCAGGAAGAGAATCCAAAATTTTTCTATTCCGTGGACTTAAATGAGGAGCATCGAATGAGGAATGTTTTCTGGGTTGACGCCAAAGGCATGGATAATTATTCCAATTTTGGTGACGTGGTGTCATTTGATACTACATACTtcacaaacaaatacaaaataCCTTTGGTTCTCTTCATTGGAGCAAACCATCATGTTCAACCCACCTTACTAGGTTGTGCACTAATTGCTGATGAGACAGTGCATACGTTCATATGGTTGATGCGGACATGGTGTCTGGCAATGGGTGGACGAGGTCCAAAAATTTTGTTGTCTGATCAAAACGACAACATCAAAGCAGCTGTTGGAGCAATCTTTCCGGACACCGGGCACTACTTTAGCCTGTGGAGTATATTGGAGAAGATCCCAAGGCATCTTGAATATCTCAGTCTGTGGCATGATACATTTATGGCAAAATTTACTAAGTGCATATATAGATCATGGACTGAAGAACAATATGAACACAGATGGTGGAAGTTGATTGAAAAGTTCAGTCTTAGAGAGGACGAGTGGGTTCAATCATTATATGAAAATCGCAAGCTTTGGGTGCCTGCTTTTATGAGGGATGTATCTTTTGCCAGTTTATCCACGGCTTCAAGATCCGAAAGCGTGAACTCTTTCTTTGACAAATACATCCAGAGTGAAACGTCTCTTAGAGGCTTTATTGGACAACATAAGCTAATCCTTGAAGACTGGTATGAAGAGGAAGCCAAAGCTAATTTTGATGCATGGCATGAGATGCCTGAGCTTAAGTCTCCCTCGCCCTTCGAAAAACAGATGTTGCTCATATATACTCATGAAATATTCAAGAAGTTCCAAGTTGAAGTATTAGGAGCCGCTGCATGCCATCTAAAAAAAGAAACAGAAGACGGCACATCTATAACATATGCTGTCAAAGATTTTGACGCAAATCAGGACTTCATGGTGGAGTGGGATGCGCCGAGGTCGGACATATACTGCTCATGCCATTCATTTGAGTACAAAGGTTACCTTTGTAGACATGCTATTGTGGTTCTTCAAATGTCTGGTGTCTTCAATATTCCGTCTAAGTATATATTGCAACGCTGGACCAATGCTGCCATGAGCAGGCATTCCATAAGTGAAAGACTGGAAGATGTGCAAGCTAAAGTCCGTCGCTACAATGATTTGTGCCGACGGGCAATAATATTGGGTGAAGAGGGATCACTGACTCAGGAAAGTTACAACATTGCTGTTGGTGCCATTAAAGAAGCCTTAAAACAGTGTGCAACTGTTAATGTCACTTTTGAGGCTAATCTTAGATCAGGCAGTTGTGCTACCCTTGCTATCCAAGGTGTTAATGAAGTATGTCAAGGAAATAGTCTTGCAGCTAGAGAGCTAATGCCTTACAGTAGAGCGGCCCAGACAAGCAAGGGTTCTAAAAGAGCAGATCCtggaaaagaaagggaaaacaatGACAACACTTCtaataaaaaaggaaag GTGACTTTGGAGCCAGAAATTCCTAACGGTGCACAAGGTGTCTTTCACCAAATG GAATTCTTTTACCAAAATTTCCTGACAGGAGCTCCTGGAAAAGTTTATTTTGAACATATATTTGATGCACCTAGTAGTTGA